CCACTCCTCCGCCTCGGCCAGCGTGCCGGACCAGTCGAGCCCCGACTCGTACAGGGCGATCGTCCCCCGTACGGTCCGGGCGAGACGGCTGCTCGCCGGCACCCGCTCCAGACCCGCCTCCAGCGCGGACCGGACGTCGGGCGCGGTGAAGGCGGCGGCGATCGTCGCCGCCACCCACATCGCCCCGTACACACCGTTCCCGGTGTGCGAGAGGACCGCGTCCCGGCGCGCCAGTGACGCGGCGAGGCGCGGATTCCCGGGGCACGTCCAGCCGTACACGTCGGCCCGGATCAGCGCGCCGATCCACTCCTGGTACGGATTGTCGTACGTCGCCGTCAGCGGCGGCCGCAGCCCGTTCGCGAGGTTCCGGTAGGCGGCCCGCTCGGCCGTGAACGTCTGCAGGTACGGCAGCCGCGACAGCCACTCCTCGCCGACCTGCTCGGTCGTGAACGCGGAACCCCGGGTCTCCAGGAGGTGCAGCCCGAGGATCGACCAGTCGACGTCGTCGTCCCGGCAGCTCCCGTCGATCCCGCCGCGCACGCACCGGGGCCACTCGGGACGCAGCTCGAATCCGGTGGCCCCGGGCGGCGGGGGCGGCAGGTAGTCGGTCAGCGGGAGCGCGTCCGTGAGACGCAGGTACGCGTCGATGTGCTCCCGCGTCCAGTGGTCACCGCGCTCCACGGGCTTGCCGAGCATGTTCCCGGCGATACGACCGGTCCAGCCGCCCAGGACGCGGTCGGCGAGGTCCGCGTGGGTGTGCGCCACGGCGGGTCAGCCCTCCTCTTCCTCGGAGTCGGTACGGGCCTTCGCCGCCCGCCGCAGCCGGTGGTGGCGGGCGCCGCCGCCCTGCTCGGTCATCGCCTCACCCACCAGCGCCCGCACCGCGTCCCGCATCCCGTGCAGGGCGTGGTGCCGGACCGGACCCGCCCCCGGGTCCTCCCGCAGTTCCTTCAGGAGCGCCCAGCACAGCGCGAGCATGACGATCACGAACGGCAGGGCCACCAGGATCGTCGCCGTCTGGAGCGAGTTCAGACCGCCCACGACGAGCAGGACCGC
Above is a genomic segment from Streptomyces sp. NBC_00094 containing:
- a CDS encoding ADP-ribosylglycohydrolase family protein codes for the protein MLGKPVERGDHWTREHIDAYLRLTDALPLTDYLPPPPPGATGFELRPEWPRCVRGGIDGSCRDDDVDWSILGLHLLETRGSAFTTEQVGEEWLSRLPYLQTFTAERAAYRNLANGLRPPLTATYDNPYQEWIGALIRADVYGWTCPGNPRLAASLARRDAVLSHTGNGVYGAMWVAATIAAAFTAPDVRSALEAGLERVPASSRLARTVRGTIALYESGLDWSGTLAEAEEWTAGLGWIHTVPNAAVLTAGLLYGEGDFTRTIALTVRGGLDTDSNGATAGSVAGVMCGAAAIPPQWSEPLRDRVSSAVFGYDGVGIGELAERTLRLATLTQ